The proteins below are encoded in one region of Hugenholtzia roseola DSM 9546:
- a CDS encoding DUF5103 domain-containing protein, with product METVTKNPFKLLHFYIKFALFLLFLSPLFSLPLLAQENNAPIFDRIVNPDIKTVLFYPNLGTPEQILRPAITTLDKQNLVLEFDILNGDGSYLMAKIYNCWADWRISELPQMEYLDTYNDFPVQNFEYSINTKVSYVHYKFQIPPLKVSGNYVVKIFESGADEENDEPLLIRRFTLYEPKGSVFLQQVPLNNPTENRIRHQINASLNYGGLTQVVNPAEQLQIVIRQNYRWDNALYGLKPTFIQAFDKTLQYNHFNLENTFWAANEMRICDLRSMMRLGINVDSIQLLPDGNAVHLRREKSRENSDYAFYEDFNGRVIIEGERGTNPSIEADYARVNFYLNESESMYNKDVYLIGNFNDWQITEAYLFKYYPTLRLFHGEFWLKQGVYSYYLALSDVRRSYVDALTLENSHFQARHVYDAIGYFRPMGARTDYAIAYNAINQ from the coding sequence ATGGAAACCGTTACCAAAAACCCCTTTAAATTATTGCACTTTTATATAAAATTTGCACTTTTCCTGCTTTTTTTATCTCCTTTATTTTCTCTGCCCCTTTTGGCGCAAGAAAATAACGCGCCTATTTTTGATAGAATTGTCAATCCCGACATAAAGACGGTGCTTTTCTATCCCAACTTAGGCACGCCCGAACAAATTTTGCGCCCTGCTATCACTACCTTAGATAAGCAAAATTTGGTCTTAGAATTTGATATTTTAAATGGTGATGGTAGTTATTTGATGGCTAAAATCTACAACTGTTGGGCAGATTGGCGCATTTCCGAACTGCCACAAATGGAATACTTAGATACTTACAACGATTTTCCTGTTCAAAATTTTGAGTATTCTATCAATACAAAAGTTTCCTATGTGCATTACAAATTTCAAATTCCGCCGCTCAAAGTATCGGGCAACTACGTAGTCAAAATCTTTGAATCGGGTGCAGATGAAGAAAACGACGAGCCACTCCTTATTAGGCGTTTCACGCTTTACGAGCCAAAAGGCAGCGTTTTTTTACAGCAAGTACCTTTGAATAATCCTACTGAAAATAGAATCCGTCATCAAATCAATGCAAGTTTAAATTATGGTGGCTTGACACAAGTAGTCAATCCTGCCGAACAACTGCAAATCGTGATACGGCAAAATTATAGATGGGACAATGCGCTTTATGGCTTAAAGCCTACTTTCATACAGGCTTTTGACAAAACTTTACAATATAATCATTTTAATTTAGAAAATACTTTTTGGGCTGCCAATGAAATGCGCATCTGCGATTTGCGTTCTATGATGCGTCTGGGCATCAATGTAGATAGCATACAACTTTTGCCCGACGGAAACGCAGTGCATTTGAGGCGTGAAAAAAGTAGAGAAAATAGCGATTATGCTTTTTATGAAGATTTTAATGGTCGTGTCATTATAGAAGGAGAACGCGGTACAAATCCAAGTATAGAAGCCGACTATGCGCGTGTTAATTTCTACCTCAATGAAAGCGAATCGATGTATAACAAAGACGTTTATTTGATAGGGAACTTCAACGATTGGCAAATTACAGAAGCATATCTATTCAAATATTATCCTACTTTAAGACTTTTTCATGGCGAATTTTGGCTAAAACAAGGCGTTTATAGCTATTATCTTGCCCTTTCAGATGTTAGGCGCAGTTATGTAGATGCGCTCACTTTGGAAAATTCACACTTTCAGGCGCGTCATGTCTATGATGCCATAGGCTACTTCCGCCCCATGGGAGCGCGTACCGACTACGCCATTGCATATAACGCAATCAATCAATAA
- a CDS encoding lysophospholipid acyltransferase family protein: MSLLYTIWCLFWFFVSFVALYPFFWILIQKKAWHQYTHWVYKAWGKFFFLISFIPVRNIWFFKPNPKQNYIYAANHASFLDIALMISAIPNFSTFVGKSSVGKVPLFGYKFKKLHIPVDRSETQSRVLTYERMKKAVLAGKNLLIYPEGGIFSENPPLMIPFKEGAFKAAIETQTPLVPVSILGSWRVLPDKSPIRFRRHRCTLLFHEPIDTKNKTLDEVEAFKDHVFQIIDADIQAFLQNGNRYQKPL, translated from the coding sequence ATGTCGCTTCTTTATACAATTTGGTGTCTTTTTTGGTTTTTCGTTAGTTTTGTCGCACTCTATCCTTTTTTTTGGATATTGATACAAAAAAAGGCTTGGCATCAATATACCCATTGGGTCTATAAGGCTTGGGGAAAGTTTTTCTTTCTTATTAGTTTTATTCCTGTACGAAATATTTGGTTTTTCAAGCCCAATCCGAAACAAAATTACATCTATGCTGCCAACCATGCCTCCTTTCTCGACATCGCCCTTATGATTAGTGCTATCCCAAATTTTAGCACCTTTGTAGGCAAAAGTTCGGTAGGAAAAGTGCCATTATTCGGATATAAGTTTAAAAAATTACACATTCCCGTAGATAGAAGCGAAACACAGAGTCGAGTCCTGACCTATGAGCGCATGAAAAAAGCCGTTTTAGCGGGCAAAAATCTACTTATCTACCCCGAAGGCGGCATTTTTAGCGAAAATCCGCCTTTGATGATACCCTTCAAAGAGGGTGCTTTCAAAGCTGCCATCGAAACGCAAACGCCCTTAGTGCCTGTGAGCATCTTGGGCAGTTGGCGCGTCTTGCCCGATAAATCACCGATTAGGTTTCGCCGCCACCGCTGTACTTTGCTTTTTCATGAGCCTATTGATACAAAAAATAAAACACTTGACGAAGTAGAAGCCTTCAAAGACCACGTTTTTCAAATCATCGATGCCGACATTCAAGCCTTTCTACAAAATGGAAACCGTTACCAAAAACCCCTTTAA
- a CDS encoding type ISP restriction/modification enzyme, with protein sequence MVVSEYIEILNQRYALGNTTEHTFRGDLQQLLESLLPDLHITNEPKRQACGAPDYILTKNEIPVGFIEAKDIGEKDLEGTKKTGNKAQFDRYKAALNNIIFTDYIKFYLYQEGELVAQIAIAELNGKKIEPIKENFKAFENLIKSFYYHVGQTINSSKKLAQMMAAKARLLSDIIGKALISDETSGEDSTLKDQMLAFRQILIHDITPQAFADVYAQTIAYGMFAARLHDAHLDSFSRQKAAQLIPKSNPFLRNLFQYVAGYDLDDRIIWVVDDLADIFLACNIEEILKNYGKSTNMEDPIIHFYETFLSEYDPKLRKSRGVWYTPQPVVDFMVRALDEILQVEFGLENGLANASKMEVVQKEKQNKEEIHKVQILDPATGTGTFLAEIIKNIHKKFKGKEGIWDSYVENDLLPRLHGFELLMASYAMAHLKLDLLLSETGYQPTKNQRLRIFLTNSLEESQPEVSSLFASWLSREANEANQIKRDTPLMCVIGNPPYAVSSSNKNEWIQNLIADYKKDLNEKNIQPLSDDYIKFIRYGQHFIHKNGSGILAYVSNNSFIDGVIHRQMRKNLLQDFDKIYILDLHGNAKKKEVAPDGSPDQNVFDIMQGVSINIFVKTGKKAAEDLGKVFYYELFGKRKSKYEVLTKNKMSSLAWKQVEAAHPNYFFVEKNFQNNASYQEGFALQELFGIYASGIKTHDDNKLVSNKKFDENNQLYYYRPFDVRYINYDLNKVERHRFSVMKHLLDENIAILLPRQAITEKFGFFLSKGLTDGNYTGVAGQFGAGLVFPLYLYPESAQERLRGQKRRLDELELLELRQEELLALIDNAEKSFANLHKLYKNVENPDQEMQNLYQHQAKNLQKLKNELSTLKEKWQRYRQSQQADVRPTQLFEQKKRVPNLNPKIIQKIEKSLDLIFIDEKENKTNTFSPIDILDYIYAILHAPTYREKYKEFLKIDFPRIPYPKDADSFWQLVWLGEELRQVHLLESEKINNATVLYPKKGNNKVEKFFFQNEKIYINESQFFDNVPAFVWDFYIGGYQPAQKWLKDRKDEELSLEDIAHYQKIIVAIQETKKLMQEIDKIYVK encoded by the coding sequence ATGGTAGTATCAGAATACATAGAAATTTTAAACCAACGATATGCCCTTGGCAATACCACAGAGCATACTTTTCGCGGCGATTTACAACAACTGTTAGAAAGTTTGCTGCCCGATTTGCACATCACAAACGAACCCAAAAGACAAGCCTGCGGTGCGCCCGATTACATTCTGACCAAAAATGAAATTCCTGTGGGCTTCATCGAAGCCAAAGACATAGGCGAAAAAGACCTTGAAGGCACAAAAAAAACAGGCAACAAGGCACAATTTGATAGGTACAAGGCTGCACTAAACAATATCATTTTTACAGATTATATCAAATTTTATCTCTATCAGGAAGGTGAGTTGGTGGCACAAATTGCGATTGCAGAATTGAATGGTAAAAAAATTGAACCTATAAAAGAAAATTTTAAAGCATTTGAAAATCTAATAAAAAGTTTTTATTATCACGTCGGACAGACCATCAATAGCAGCAAAAAATTAGCCCAAATGATGGCTGCAAAGGCGCGTTTGCTTTCCGATATTATTGGAAAAGCCTTGATTAGCGACGAAACAAGCGGCGAAGATAGCACGCTCAAAGACCAAATGCTTGCCTTTCGCCAGATTCTAATTCATGACATCACGCCCCAAGCTTTTGCTGATGTTTATGCCCAAACGATTGCTTATGGCATGTTTGCCGCTCGCCTACATGATGCGCATCTGGACAGCTTTTCGCGTCAAAAGGCTGCCCAACTTATCCCCAAATCGAACCCTTTTCTTAGAAATTTGTTCCAATATGTGGCAGGCTACGATTTAGACGACCGCATTATTTGGGTAGTAGATGATTTAGCAGACATCTTTTTGGCGTGTAATATCGAAGAGATTTTAAAAAATTATGGGAAAAGTACCAATATGGAAGACCCCATTATTCACTTTTACGAAACCTTTTTAAGTGAATACGACCCCAAATTGCGTAAATCGCGCGGCGTTTGGTACACTCCGCAGCCTGTGGTCGACTTCATGGTACGCGCTCTTGATGAAATTTTGCAGGTAGAATTTGGACTCGAAAACGGGCTTGCCAATGCTTCTAAAATGGAAGTAGTACAAAAAGAAAAACAAAATAAAGAGGAAATTCACAAAGTACAAATCCTTGACCCTGCCACAGGTACGGGTACTTTTTTAGCAGAAATTATTAAAAATATCCATAAAAAATTTAAAGGAAAAGAAGGCATTTGGGATAGTTATGTAGAAAACGACCTATTGCCGCGCTTGCATGGCTTCGAACTTTTGATGGCGAGTTATGCAATGGCGCACCTCAAATTAGACCTACTTCTTTCCGAAACAGGCTATCAACCTACTAAAAATCAACGACTTAGGATTTTTCTAACCAATAGTTTGGAAGAAAGTCAGCCCGAAGTGAGTAGCCTTTTTGCTTCGTGGCTAAGTAGGGAAGCGAATGAAGCCAATCAAATCAAGCGCGATACGCCGCTGATGTGTGTCATTGGAAACCCGCCTTATGCAGTGAGTAGTTCTAATAAAAATGAGTGGATTCAAAATCTTATTGCAGACTATAAAAAAGATTTGAATGAAAAAAATATTCAACCACTTTCAGATGATTATATTAAATTTATTCGTTATGGACAGCATTTTATCCATAAAAATGGTAGTGGGATATTAGCTTATGTTTCTAATAATAGTTTTATTGATGGAGTTATTCATCGTCAAATGAGAAAAAACTTGTTACAAGATTTTGATAAAATTTATATTTTAGACCTACATGGGAACGCCAAAAAAAAGGAAGTTGCCCCTGACGGTTCGCCCGACCAAAATGTTTTCGACATCATGCAGGGCGTTAGCATCAATATTTTTGTGAAGACAGGTAAAAAAGCGGCAGAAGATTTAGGAAAAGTTTTTTATTATGAGCTATTTGGTAAAAGAAAATCAAAATATGAAGTCTTGACAAAAAATAAGATGTCGTCCTTAGCTTGGAAACAAGTGGAGGCTGCCCACCCTAATTATTTTTTTGTTGAGAAAAATTTTCAAAACAATGCCTCTTATCAAGAAGGTTTCGCACTCCAAGAACTTTTTGGTATTTATGCAAGTGGTATTAAAACCCATGATGATAACAAATTAGTAAGTAATAAAAAATTTGATGAAAATAATCAACTTTATTATTATAGACCTTTTGATGTTCGCTACATTAATTATGACTTAAACAAGGTTGAGCGACATAGATTTTCAGTAATGAAACATTTATTAGATGAGAATATTGCGATTTTATTACCTCGACAGGCGATTACAGAAAAATTTGGTTTTTTCCTAAGCAAGGGACTCACCGACGGAAACTATACAGGCGTAGCAGGGCAGTTTGGGGCAGGCTTGGTTTTTCCGCTTTATCTTTATCCAGAGTCGGCGCAAGAGCGTTTGCGTGGTCAAAAGCGCAGGTTAGATGAGTTGGAACTGTTGGAATTGCGTCAGGAGGAATTACTCGCGCTTATCGATAATGCTGAAAAATCGTTTGCTAATTTGCATAAATTGTATAAAAATGTAGAAAATCCCGACCAAGAGATGCAAAATTTGTATCAACATCAAGCTAAAAACTTACAAAAATTAAAAAATGAACTTTCTACTTTAAAAGAAAAGTGGCAGCGTTATCGCCAGAGTCAGCAGGCAGATGTTCGTCCTACCCAACTTTTTGAGCAAAAAAAGCGCGTTCCTAACCTGAATCCTAAAATTATACAAAAAATAGAAAAAAGTTTAGACTTAATTTTTATAGATGAAAAAGAAAATAAAACAAATACTTTTTCACCCATAGATATTTTAGACTATATTTATGCCATTTTACATGCGCCAACTTATAGAGAAAAATATAAAGAATTTTTGAAAATAGATTTTCCGCGCATACCCTACCCCAAAGATGCCGATTCTTTTTGGCAGTTGGTGTGGTTAGGAGAGGAATTGCGTCAAGTTCATTTATTGGAAAGTGAAAAAATAAATAACGCTACGGTTTTGTATCCTAAAAAAGGCAATAATAAAGTAGAAAAATTTTTCTTCCAAAACGAAAAAATTTATATCAATGAAAGTCAATTTTTTGACAATGTTCCTGCTTTTGTTTGGGATTTCTACATTGGCGGTTATCAGCCTGCCCAAAAGTGGCTCAAAGACCGCAAAGATGAGGAACTAAGTTTAGAAGATATTGCACATTACCAAAAAATAATTGTAGCTATTCAGGAAACAAAAAAACTAATGCAAGAGATAGATAAAATCTATGTTAAATAA